TATCAACTATTCACTATTCACTAATTACCCTTACCCCTTTACATCTTGCCTTAACCCTCTCCCCTCATCTCCTCATCACCCTAACACCTGCAACCTGCAACCTGACACCTGACACCTAACCTTATCAGATATTCTTAAACCGAACTGAGGTTACAATTAATTTTGTTCACCCACTTAGTTAACGGAAAGAAAAAGCAGTATTGTGGGGAGTATTTCCCAGAGCGTTACTGAGTTGAGAATGAATATAACCATTAGTGGCTAATATTCTTCCACTATCTAAATCGAATTCAGAGCCATCATAGGCAGTGACAAATCCTCCTGCCTCTTTAACTATTACAACTCCCGCTAATAAATCCCAAGGTTTTAATCCTCTTTCCCAATAACCATCCAGTCGGCCTGTGGCTACATCACATAAATCTAAAGATGCACTTCCTCCTCTCCTTACTCCCTGAGTTAAATGAGTCAAATAACAAAATTCGGCATAGTTATTATCTTCTGTTTCCCTACGATCATAAGCAAAGCCTGTTACTAATAAACTATTTGTTAAGTTATTTGTTCTGGAAACCCTAATTGGTACACGATTCAATGTTGCCCCTAAACCGTCAGCCGCACTCCATAACTCTTCACGAATGGGATTATACACGACTCCAACTAAGGGTTTTCCCGAAGCCAGTAAGCCAATAGAAACAGCCGCTTGAGGATAACCATGAGCGTAATTTGTTGTACCATCAAGAGGATCTATTACCCACAAATATTCACTTTCTTGGATGCCAATTGTGCCTGATTCTTCGGCAAGAATACCATGATCAGGATAATGTCTTTTTATGACACTTAATACTTTTTCTTCAGATTTTTGATCTACTTCTGTAATTAAGTCTCCAGACCTACCTTTTTCTCTAATATCTAATTGTTTACCCCAATATTGTTTTAAAATAGCTCCTCCTTCTTGGGCGGCTAAAATAGCAATATCAAGAAGTTTTTGTTTTTTAAGAAGATTTGAAGATTCGCTCATTTTTAAGTTAATTGAGAATTGATTGGATTTTTTTTAGTTGAAATCTGATAAAGGGCAATGGGCAATGGTGAATAGTTGAGAATTAATAACTTCTAACTCCTGTACGGGCGAATGGCCATTCGCCCCTAACTAACTCCGTTCACGACTGAAAGGAGTGTACTAGCACAGCGAACTCTCCGAACTCCCTAACACCGTAAGGGTTGAATATACTCAACCCCTACCACCTGATACCTACTCTTATACGATATTCCTAATTCTTACCAATCTTGTGCGAACTTTTGATTGTCAAAGCTCTTTATTTTATCTATATTGTCAACTTTTAGTTAACAATTAAATTTTATTTTTAATCAGGAAGTTTATATTGAGAAACAATTTTTTCCGCATACTCAGGAACGTGATCTTTTAGTTTTTCTGGATAATTACGTTTAACATAAAGATAATTGCGGGTAAAGTGAGAGTCAATGGAAAAACGGGCATATTCTAAGCCTTTTGGTCCTACTTTTTCTATCACTACTCCCATTAGTTTTGCCGCCCACATGGGTAGTGTTACGCCTTGATCATAAGCAGGAATACTGTTTTGTACGGCTTGGGTGCGATCGCCTCTTGAGATAACAGGTTGAGTGTGCAACTGGTTTTTTACCAAATCAAGCATTTCCCTACCAATATCATTACGAACAACAATCCACTGCCAACCAAAAGGCGCTCCCATATAGCCCACTACCAAGTCCGCAAGGGAGTTGACATAATCAAAACAGGTCATACAAGAAGGAGCAAAAACATCCTTTAATTGATTAGTTTTTAAACCAAAGAAAGGTACTTTTTCCACACTGCCATCTTCATGTTTAAAATGTACCCGAAAATCCTGCATAAACTCATAAGCGACAACAGTATCAGGAGACTTACTGGTAGTCTCTAAAAATTTCTGCAATCCTGCACGGGTGACATTATCTACACAAGGAGTACCTAAAACATAGAGTTTTTCTAAGCCTAACTTATCCTCTACTGCCCTTAAAGCCTGAATTTGACAACCAACCCCAATTACCAATAAGCGTTTCATCCCCGACTGTTCAATCTGTTCAAGCACCGATAAATTAGGGGATAGAGTAGGTTTATTCACCTTTGCTCCCAGAATTTCCTCTGTAGTGGTGGCAATAATCGGTTTAGGTTGAAAACGATCTTCATCACTGTTTTGAACGCACACAACTCCTTCTACAAGCCCCTGGGTTAACATTTCACAGGCGATCGTACTCACAATACCAGTCCACTGCGCCCCTTCAATGGGTTCAATTTTTTTTGCAGACATCATTTCCTGATGCACTCCAAAATAAAGGTCATTTTCGTTGTTTAAGTCTCGACTACGCCCATGGGCAATGGTTTCTAATTCAGTAATCTGTTGATTAATAAAAGCACAGGCTTCTTTTACATAGTGGATATAATAGGTATCGCACAATCCGCATTCACTACATAAGTCTTTTGCAGGGCGACGACTACCTTGTTTTAAGGCTTTAGCTTTACGATGAGAATTGATTACGGTCATTTTTGTTTAAATTAATGTCAAAATATTAGTAAAAGTCTGTATTAGGTTTCAGGTTTCAGGTGTCAGATATGAGATTTTAGGTAACTATTCATTATTCATTCACTTTAACTCGTTGGGTAATCATACGAATACCACCATCACGAATAAGAATAACAGAATACCAGTGATCCTGATTATCGGTAACAGGTAACTTAACTCTTTTAAAAATTCCTCCTGCAGTTAAAGCATCTAATTCAATGCTAGAAGGTTCAAGATAAAGAGAAGGAGATACTTTTTCTTCTGATACTCCCCCTAATACAATATCAGAACCAACAGGTTCTTCTAAAATTACGTCAAAATCAAATTCTTGCCCGACATTTACTTTTGCTGGTAAATTTACTCTCGCTTGAGGAGGATTTTCCCCTGATGTGATTTCTGTTTTTTCGCTAATGATATCTTGTTTAATTAGTTGATTATTAGAAAAATATTGATTAGCTTTTATTTCAGAATTGAGGACAAATTTTTTGCCACCACTTTCATAGCTTCCCTCTATTTTGGTTAAAGTTACTGCTGATAATTCCCCTTGTTTTTCTTCCCAAGATTCAATGCTGGTTGTATATTTCAAATCGGGATATTTTGACCACATTTTTTCTAAGTATTCTTGTAAAGACTCAGAATTGATTCCATCGGAAGAAGCAAATTCGGGGGAAATATTTTCTGCTAATAGTTCAATATCTTTATTATTAGCGGCACTATCAATTTTCGTTACTATTTCTAATAGGTTTGATGGAATATTATTTGATTGGGCTTTAACTTGTTTAAATTGGGTGATATTTAAAGATAAACCTAATAGGATTAAAAGCAAAAATTTATTTGTTTTGTTCATAAAATTAGTGATGTTAAATATCTATTTTTATTTTTACTAAATATTGATAAAAGTATGATTAATGATTATAAAAAAAGATGTCAAGTTTCAGGTTTCAGGTAGTGGGGTTTAAATATGGTTCAATCCGTAAGAAGATTTCATATTTATTAATTAATTACCTTTGCCCTTTACTCTTTTACTTTCTCTTAATTATTAATTCCTGATAGGATTGAATTACCTGTATTTGTACAAAACCAGTGTAATTTATTCGGATTTAAGGCTAATTTAATATTATTTTCATTCCATTGTAGTTCAGGATTGATTAATATTCTTAGGAAGTGATTGGAGTTGGGAATTTCGACACTAACTAATAATTCCCGCCCGAAATTTTCGGTTAATAAAACTTTGCCTGTTACGGTTATTTTATGGTTTTCCGTAGCAAGGGTAATGTCTTCAGGGCGAATACCTAAATCAACTTCGGAAAGAGATTCATTACCTTTAGGAAGGGGTATGATTGTTTCTCCTAGTAAAGCACTCCCTTGTTTACATTCTAGGTTTAAAAGATTCATTTGTGGACTACCGACAAATCCTGCCACAAATTTATTGGCTGGTTGATTATAGATGCGATCAGGTGTATCAATTTGCTGGATTAACCCATCTAATAATACCACTACTTTACTTGATAGGGTCATGGCTTCAGTTTGATCATGGGTAACGTAAATTACTGGTTTATTTTGATTAGCAAATAGTTGTTTTAATTCTGCCCTTACTTTTTCTCTCAATAATGCGTCTAAATTACTTAAAGGTTCATCTAAAAGAAAAACATCTGGCTTTCTGACTAAAGCACGGGCTAAGGCTACTCTTTGTCGTTGCCCTCCTGAAAGTTGTTTTGGTTTGCGATTGAGTAAATCGGTTAAGCCTAAGTTACTACTAACCACACTAACTCTATTTTTGATTTCTTCTGGAGGAATTTTTCTTATTTTTAGGGCAGAGGCGATATTGTCAAATACACTCATGTGGGGATATAAAGCGTAGCTTTGAAATACCATAGCCATGTTGCGATCGCCCGGAGGAATATTGTTTAACTCTTTTTCATCAAGGATAACTTTACCATTGGTAGGTTTTTCCAATCCTGCTATCAGACGGAGTAAGGTAGATTTTCCGCATCCAGAAGGTCCTAAAAGAGTGATAAAATCACCATCATTAACAGTCAAACTAATATCTTTGACGGGAATTACATTGGGTGCAAATTGTTTTTTGAGATTTTCTAGTTTTAATTGTGCCATAATTTTAATCACTAATTCATTATTACTAACTACTAATTGCAAAAACTAGCCCTTGATAGCCCCTGCAGTAATACCTTGAACAATACGGCGTTGAAATGTTAAGACAAGTATTATCAGAGGTAATGTTCCCAAAATGGTAGCAGATGCGATCGCACCGTAGGGGATTTCAAAAGCACTACTGCCTCCTATTTTAGCCACAGCGATAGGAATAGTTTGTAAACTATCTCTAGTGATAAAAGTGAGAGCAAAAATAAACTCATTCCAAGCAAAAATGAAGGTTAAAATTCCTGTTGTCACCAAAGCAGGTAAAGTTAGAGGTAAAACAATTTTCCACAAAATAGACGTTGTTTTATAACCATCTATACGGGCAGAGTCTTCTAAATCCTTTGGTAATTGTAGGAAGAAACTGCGTAAAATTAAAATAGTTAGGGGTAAATTAATTGCAGTATAAGGAATAATCAAAGATAAATAATTATTACCTAAATTAAAAAATTTAACTATTTCTAATAAACCCAGAAAAAGTAAAACATAAGGAAATAAACTAACTACTAAAACCAAAGACAGAATAATATTTTTAAACGGTAAATTTAATCTAGCTAAAGCATAAGCGGAAGGTGCACCAATAACAACACAAAGAATAGTGGAAATTAGAGAAACAAAAGCACTGTTGAACATATAGCGAAGAAAAACAAAACCCAAATCGAAATAATGCTCAAGAGTTAATTGTTCTAAATTAGGGAAGTAAACTGTAGGAATTTTTATTATAGCTTCATTGGTTTTAAAAGAAGTTAAAACTTGCCATAACATTGGTGCTAAACAAAATAGTATCATGAAAATTATGCCTAGCCATAAAATAATTTTTTGCTTATTTAATGTATTAATCATAGAGAATTAAAGATTCAGAAAAATTAACGATTATGACTACAACCAGAATCCTAAAATCGAATACTAAATATCAATTTTTTTGTAATTTAGAAATCAGAAAAAATGTCAAAGCAACCACTAAAATTAACAGTAAAAAAGTAACAACAACTAAAGAAGCACCATAGCCAAAATCCAGATAACGACGAACTGTAGCATAAATATAAATGGCTACCATTTCCGTACTACCCGCAGGACCGCCCCCAGTCATTACTTGCACTAAATCAAATACTCCGAAAGATTGAGCAAAACGGAATAAAAGAGCAATCAAAATTTGGGGAGTTAGCAAAGGAATCGTAATTTGCCAAAAACTCTGCCATGGAGATGCACCATCCATCTGGTGGGCTTCATACAAATCTGAGGGAATAGATTGTAATCCTGCTAATAGAATAATGGCAATAAAGGGAGTTGTTTTCCACACATCAGCCACGATAAGAGATAACATCGCCCGATTAGGTTCACCCAACCAATTAATATTTTCAGAAATGAAACCTAAACGCATTAAAATATCATTAACGATTCCATATTGGTCATTAAAAATCCATGCCCACGCTAAACCCATAATCGCAGTAGGTAAAGCCCAAGGAATCAAAGCAGTTGTACGCACAATTCCTCTTGCAAAAAATGCTTGATTGAGAATCAAAGCAAAAACCATTCCCAGAATTAACTCAAGGGTGAGACTAACGGCGGTAAAAATAGTCGTATTTCTTAAACTTTGCCAGAAACGCCCATCTCCTAATAATCGGCTGTAGTTACTAAAACCAGCAAAAATTGATTCTAATTCCGTACCTAAATTCTGTTGAAAAAAACTCATCCAGAAAGCACGGGTAATAGGGTAAATAAAAACGAGAGTCAGAATAATTAACGCAGGAATTATCAACCACCAACCGATATATTTTTCTTGGTTATAATTATTTGTTGATAATCTCATTATTTAGTTGTAAATAGTTACAAAAATAGTATAACTGCTAATCAGAATTTCATCAAATTATGACACAATTTTCAAAAATTTCAGTGGATTAAAAATCTTTATGAATTGATTTAATTGAAAGTTAAGGAAAAATAAAAATTTTGAAGATAATATTTTTAAAATAAGTAATTGCAAGAGAAAAAAGATATTTTATCCCATTTTATTGACATCAAATTTATTTTAACTTCAGTTCAGTTTAAGAATATCGAATAAAGGTAGCTTTCAGGTGACAGGTGTCAGGTTTTAATTAATTACTAATTACTAATTTTTAATTGCCTTTTATTTACCATAACCAATAAAATTTATTCAGAACTCAGATTGTTTTAGATAAGAGCCTCAAAAGCAATACCTTCTTCTTGAAAATTGCTATAGTTAGCAAGAATGTCTTGTCTTTCCGTTTCGCCAACATAGAGATAAGCACCGGGAGTATTTTGATTTTGAAATCGATAGATACTATCTGCTTGATTACTATTAACTCCATACACATAAAAGGCGATACCCTCTTCGACAAAATTGGAGTTGTTTTCGAGGATATTTTGTCTTTCTTCTTCTCCCACATACAAATATGCACCTTGAAGATTCAGATTTTGAAAACGGTAAATAGGCATTAATTCATCATCAGATTCATCGGCAACATTAAATGCTAATCCTTCTTCAACAAAATCCGGGTAATTGGCTAAAACGCTTTGTCTTTCCTCTTCTCCCACGTATAGATATGCACCTTCAATGTTGCGATTTTGAAAGCGATAGATAGGAGTATCTAGTTTTGATTCAGATATTTGGGAGATAATTTCATCGGCTAAATAATCATTAGAAACAGAAGTGGGATGGCTACCATCAAGGAAAAAGAAATCTTCTACGGTCAAATTTTCTCCTAAACCAGTATTCCCAGCGAGATAATTTTGATAGCTAATTTGATTAATCAGAGGGCTTTCTAGGTCATTTTGTCGGTTATTAACGGCATTGGTAAAGACTTCAAAACCATCAATTATTGTGACATTGGCAACGTCATTGAGAGGATTATCAAAAATGTTGATTAATTCTTGATTAACCTGCTGTGCAATGGTATTTAAAAGCTGATTAGTTTGTCCCGCAAGATCAAGAGGAATGTTATTATCTATTTGTTGGTCTATTTGCAAGGCAAAGGGTATATCTCCTAGAGGAGAAACTCCCACGACGAAAATATCCCCTGTCTGGTTTTCTATGGAATATATCCCTTGAGAAATATTATTAACAATGTTGTTAACGGTATTGTTAATTAAAGCCTCGTTATCATCATTTTCGGGGGTAATGAAAATATTTGCAAAATTAGGATTGGCAAGTATTTCTAAAATATCATTACTTCCAGCCGTAATAAAAACTTCTATGGTTTCGGCATTTGTGTTATTTGATGGTAAATTCTCCAAAAATATTTGTATTTGAGAAGCTAAGCCTATGGAAAAGTCTTGTAAATTAAGTCCTGCTGAACCAAAAACCCCTGTGGTTGCACCAGCAATGGCATAAACTATATTTTCTTCAAGAGGATTTAAAGGAGATGTTGGACTAGAGTAAGGAATAAGGGATTCTACATCTACCCCTATTCTAGCTGCGATCGCTTCTGATAAAACCTGTCCGTTGGATGCTTTTCCATCATTGTAGAAGGGAGCAGGATAGAGTTCAACGCCAAAAGGAGTGGCAAGAGTGGTCAAATTACCAATATCAAATAAACTGTCTCCAAAAAAAATAACTGTCATGATTATTTATTCTTACTATTGGGTTAATAAATTAAGATCATTGTAATCTTTGTTGTTCTTATCCGTCATTGTTTTCACTAAGAAACGATGTAGAATAATTACTATCCATTGTAAAAATTCAATTATTATGACAAAAGCAATTTGGAAAGGAGTTATTGTTGCCGAAAGTGACAATTGCGAAATAGTTGAAGGAAATAGCTATTTTCCCCCTGATAGCATTAAATCAGAGTATTTTATTTCTAGTGATACTCACACTACCTGCGGTTGGAAAGGTGTTGCTAGTTACTACACATTAAAAGTAAATGGGGAAGAAAATAAAGATGCCGCTTGGTATTACCCCAATCCGAAAGAAAAAGCGTTAAATATCAAAGGTTATGTTGCTTTTTGGCGTGGAGTCAAAATAGAAAATTAAACTTGAATTTATATATCCCTCAAATTACAATAATATCTTCATGAACCATTCTGTAAGTAGAACTAAAAGCCCTTTAAATTTGATTCGGTGGCTAGAATATCATTGGGCAACTCCCGCTTATGGGGGGTGGGTTTTAATCGGTATTGCCTTAAGTTTTTTCGGGGCGGCAACGAATACAATGGCAGGATGGCTTTATGTTTTGAGTGGAATGCTACTTTCTTTGTTGGGATTGAATTTTGTTGTAGCAATTAATACTCTCAAAAAATTGCAAATTAAGCATTTAGCCATCGCTTCTGTTAGTGCTGGAGATGAATTAACCGTTTCTCTGAAGATTAATAATCCTACCCAAAAAAACAAAACTTTAATCTCCATTGTAGAACACATTCCCCCAACCTTGGGCAAGGAAATAAAACATAATATTGAAACCCTACCACCCGGGCAAGAAATACTTTTAACCGCTTATTTACAGACTAATAACAGAGGTATATATCATTGGGATTATCTTAGTTTGAGAACCGCCGCTCCCTTTGGTTTGTTTTATTGTAGTCGTTACTATCAAGTTAAGACAAGTGCGATCGTTTATCCCCATATTCTCACCTTACAAAACTGTCCTTTGATTGATAACTTAGGTCAAGAAGAAGCAAGAAAAAGAGACAGCAATCAAGTTTATAATCATGCCACAGAAGGAGTTACAAAGGCTTTAAGGCAATATCGTTATGGAGACCCTATTCGTTTAATTCATTGGCGTACAAGCGCTCGTTTAGGAGAATTACAGGTAAGAGAGTTAGAAACCATTACAGGAGGCGAAGAAATTACTATCTGTTTAGATAACTCTGGAGATTGGGATAGACAAGATTTCGAGAATGCAGTTATAGCAGTTGCGTCAATGTATTGTTACGCCAGTCGTCAACAATTAGAAGTTAAAGTCTGGATTGGGGATATGGGCTTGATTCATGGAAGAAAAGTAACCCTCGAAACTCTGGCAGGAGTTAATTATGGCGGTATCATGAAAAATAATATTCCCCAATTACCTTTAATTTGGATTTCTAATAACTCCAATTACCTA
This is a stretch of genomic DNA from Cyanobacterium aponinum PCC 10605. It encodes these proteins:
- a CDS encoding SGNH/GDSL hydrolase family protein; translated protein: MTVIFFGDSLFDIGNLTTLATPFGVELYPAPFYNDGKASNGQVLSEAIAARIGVDVESLIPYSSPTSPLNPLEENIVYAIAGATTGVFGSAGLNLQDFSIGLASQIQIFLENLPSNNTNAETIEVFITAGSNDILEILANPNFANIFITPENDDNEALINNTVNNIVNNISQGIYSIENQTGDIFVVGVSPLGDIPFALQIDQQIDNNIPLDLAGQTNQLLNTIAQQVNQELINIFDNPLNDVANVTIIDGFEVFTNAVNNRQNDLESPLINQISYQNYLAGNTGLGENLTVEDFFFLDGSHPTSVSNDYLADEIISQISESKLDTPIYRFQNRNIEGAYLYVGEEERQSVLANYPDFVEEGLAFNVADESDDELMPIYRFQNLNLQGAYLYVGEEERQNILENNSNFVEEGIAFYVYGVNSNQADSIYRFQNQNTPGAYLYVGETERQDILANYSNFQEEGIAFEALI
- a CDS encoding ABC transporter ATP-binding protein — protein: MQLVVSNNELVIKIMAQLKLENLKKQFAPNVIPVKDISLTVNDGDFITLLGPSGCGKSTLLRLIAGLEKPTNGKVILDEKELNNIPPGDRNMAMVFQSYALYPHMSVFDNIASALKIRKIPPEEIKNRVSVVSSNLGLTDLLNRKPKQLSGGQRQRVALARALVRKPDVFLLDEPLSNLDALLREKVRAELKQLFANQNKPVIYVTHDQTEAMTLSSKVVVLLDGLIQQIDTPDRIYNQPANKFVAGFVGSPQMNLLNLECKQGSALLGETIIPLPKGNESLSEVDLGIRPEDITLATENHKITVTGKVLLTENFGRELLVSVEIPNSNHFLRILINPELQWNENNIKLALNPNKLHWFCTNTGNSILSGINN
- a CDS encoding carbohydrate ABC transporter permease, giving the protein MINTLNKQKIILWLGIIFMILFCLAPMLWQVLTSFKTNEAIIKIPTVYFPNLEQLTLEHYFDLGFVFLRYMFNSAFVSLISTILCVVIGAPSAYALARLNLPFKNIILSLVLVVSLFPYVLLFLGLLEIVKFFNLGNNYLSLIIPYTAINLPLTILILRSFFLQLPKDLEDSARIDGYKTTSILWKIVLPLTLPALVTTGILTFIFAWNEFIFALTFITRDSLQTIPIAVAKIGGSSAFEIPYGAIASATILGTLPLIILVLTFQRRIVQGITAGAIKG
- a CDS encoding Coenzyme F420 hydrogenase/dehydrogenase, beta subunit C-terminal domain; this translates as MTVINSHRKAKALKQGSRRPAKDLCSECGLCDTYYIHYVKEACAFINQQITELETIAHGRSRDLNNENDLYFGVHQEMMSAKKIEPIEGAQWTGIVSTIACEMLTQGLVEGVVCVQNSDEDRFQPKPIIATTTEEILGAKVNKPTLSPNLSVLEQIEQSGMKRLLVIGVGCQIQALRAVEDKLGLEKLYVLGTPCVDNVTRAGLQKFLETTSKSPDTVVAYEFMQDFRVHFKHEDGSVEKVPFFGLKTNQLKDVFAPSCMTCFDYVNSLADLVVGYMGAPFGWQWIVVRNDIGREMLDLVKNQLHTQPVISRGDRTQAVQNSIPAYDQGVTLPMWAAKLMGVVIEKVGPKGLEYARFSIDSHFTRNYLYVKRNYPEKLKDHVPEYAEKIVSQYKLPD
- a CDS encoding DUF427 domain-containing protein, giving the protein MTKAIWKGVIVAESDNCEIVEGNSYFPPDSIKSEYFISSDTHTTCGWKGVASYYTLKVNGEENKDAAWYYPNPKEKALNIKGYVAFWRGVKIEN
- a CDS encoding DUF58 domain-containing protein translates to MNHSVSRTKSPLNLIRWLEYHWATPAYGGWVLIGIALSFFGAATNTMAGWLYVLSGMLLSLLGLNFVVAINTLKKLQIKHLAIASVSAGDELTVSLKINNPTQKNKTLISIVEHIPPTLGKEIKHNIETLPPGQEILLTAYLQTNNRGIYHWDYLSLRTAAPFGLFYCSRYYQVKTSAIVYPHILTLQNCPLIDNLGQEEARKRDSNQVYNHATEGVTKALRQYRYGDPIRLIHWRTSARLGELQVRELETITGGEEITICLDNSGDWDRQDFENAVIAVASMYCYASRQQLEVKVWIGDMGLIHGRKVTLETLAGVNYGGIMKNNIPQLPLIWISNNSNYLNSLPLGSRYFLFNKDIVSSSLKGIIYDSENSLVSQLQKHLQ
- a CDS encoding carbohydrate ABC transporter permease; the protein is MRLSTNNYNQEKYIGWWLIIPALIILTLVFIYPITRAFWMSFFQQNLGTELESIFAGFSNYSRLLGDGRFWQSLRNTTIFTAVSLTLELILGMVFALILNQAFFARGIVRTTALIPWALPTAIMGLAWAWIFNDQYGIVNDILMRLGFISENINWLGEPNRAMLSLIVADVWKTTPFIAIILLAGLQSIPSDLYEAHQMDGASPWQSFWQITIPLLTPQILIALLFRFAQSFGVFDLVQVMTGGGPAGSTEMVAIYIYATVRRYLDFGYGASLVVVTFLLLILVVALTFFLISKLQKN
- a CDS encoding inositol monophosphatase family protein, whose product is MSESSNLLKKQKLLDIAILAAQEGGAILKQYWGKQLDIREKGRSGDLITEVDQKSEEKVLSVIKRHYPDHGILAEESGTIGIQESEYLWVIDPLDGTTNYAHGYPQAAVSIGLLASGKPLVGVVYNPIREELWSAADGLGATLNRVPIRVSRTNNLTNSLLVTGFAYDRRETEDNNYAEFCYLTHLTQGVRRGGSASLDLCDVATGRLDGYWERGLKPWDLLAGVVIVKEAGGFVTAYDGSEFDLDSGRILATNGYIHSQLSNALGNTPHNTAFSFR